The following coding sequences are from one Stigmatopora nigra isolate UIUO_SnigA chromosome 12, RoL_Snig_1.1, whole genome shotgun sequence window:
- the vwc2 gene encoding brorin, translating into MLHSVAMTAEVLFVLWFLMSGVGSNPITTLPLSRERLERVLTQAREDKAVPKPLQPADNETLGLNRTGASRARANLSAYSRGGSKGGRSQELWTEQDNLKQIDVGPTSDITLSLEAIDEYAYPDYRGKGCMDESGFVFAIGEQFTPGPSTCPCLCTDEGPLCSKPDCPRLHARCIKVDTSQCCPQCKETKNYCEFRGKIYATLEEFKVSPCEKCRCEPNGEVLCSVSACPQTECVNPEYEPDQCCPICKSGPNCFADTTVIPAGREVKIDECTICYCTYEEGTWQIERQATCSKNECQRG; encoded by the exons ATGCTCCACTCCGTTGCCATGACAGCAGAGGTCCTCTTTGTTCTCTGGTTTCTGATGAGTGGTGTTGGGAGTAATCCCATAACGACCTTGCCACTTAGCCGTGAACGCCTGGAAAGGGTGTTGACCCAGGCTAGAGAGGACAAAGCCGTCCCAAAGCCGCTACAGCCCGCGGACAACGAAACTTTAGGTCTGAACCGAACCGGCGCCAGCCGTGCCAGGGCCAACCTCAGCGCCTACAGCCGAGGAGGATCTAAAGGTGGGAGGTCCCAAGAGCTGTGGACTGAGCAAGACAATCTTAAGCAAATAGATGTGGGCCCAACCAGTGACATCACTCTGTCTTTGGAAGCCATTGACGAATATGCCTACCCAGATTACAGGGGTAAAGGCTGCATGGATGAGAGCGGTTTTGTATTCGCAATCGGTGAGCAGTTCACCCCTGGTCCGTCCACATGTCCTTGCCTCTGTACAGATGAAGGTCCACTATGCAGCAAGCCAGATTGTCCCAGATTGCATGCTCGCTGCATTAAAGTGGATACCAGTCAATGCTGCCCGCAGTGTAAGGAGACAAAGAACTACTGTGAATTTCGGGGAAAGATCTACGCCACTCTGGAGGAGTTTAAG GTCTCTCCGTGTGAAAAATGTCGTTGTGAGCCAAACGGAGAGGTGTTGTGTTCTGTTTCGGCCTGCCCTCAGACAGAATGTGTCAACCCGGAATATGAGCCGGATCAGTGCTGTCCAATCTGCAAGAGTG GACCCAACTGCTTTGCAGACACGACAGTGATTCCGGCCGGACGAGAGGTAAAAATCGATGAGTGTACCATCTGCTACTGCACCTACGAAGAAGGCACCTGGCAGATCGAACGCCAAGCCACCTGCAGCAAGAACGAATGCCAACGCGGTTAG